A region of the Arsenicicoccus dermatophilus genome:
TGTCGTGCAGCGCGTCGTAGAGCGGCCGCAGGTAGGGGTCGATCTTGTCGGTGAGCGTCCCCGGCAGGAAGCCCAGCCGCTCCCCTGCCTCGACGGCCGGTCGCGTCAGGATGATCCGGGTGACCTCCTTGGCCTGCAGCGCGGCGACGGCCTTGGCCATGGCCAGGTAGGTCTTGCCGGTGCCCGCCGGGCCGATGCCGAAGACGATGGTGTGGCTGTCGATGGCGTCGACGTACTGCTTCTGCCCCAGCGTCTTGGGTCGGATCGTGCGGCCTCGGGCGGAGATGATGTTGGTGGTCAGCACGTCGGCCGGGCGCACGCTCGCCTGGCTGCGGATCATCGCGATCGAGCGCTCGACGGCGTCCTTGTTGATCGGCGAGCCCTGCTCGACCACCGCCAGCAGCTCGCCGACCAGGTCCTCGACGATCGCGGCGTCCGAGGACGGCCCCTCGAGACGGATCTGGTTGCCCCGCACGTGGATCTGCAGCTGCGGGAAGGCCCGCTCGACGGTGCGCAGCAGCTCGTCGTTGGGCCCGAGCAGGCTCAGCATCGGCACCGAGGGCGGGATCACGATGGTGTGCTGCCAGGCCTCGCGCGAGGAGGCGTCCGGGGGGGTGGTGGCAGGCTCGAGACCCGCCAGGGCCTGGCGCAGGGCTGGGGTGTGGTCTGTCATCGTCCGACCAGTCTAGGGGGTGTCCCTATGTTCTTCGTCAAGCGGTGAGGGGCGTGGGTGCGGGCGCTGGGGCGCGGTAGGTCTCGTGGTTGCGGAGCATGGCGTGCAGGACGTCGCAGCGTCGTCGGGCGAGGCAGATGAGTGCGGCGTTGTGCTTCTTGCCTTGGGCGCGTTTGCGGTCGTAGTAGGCGCGGCTGACGGGGTCGAAGCGCAGGGCCGCAAACGCGGATAGGAACAAGGCTCTCTTGAGGTGCTTGTTGCCTGACCTGGCGGGGAACTCCCTGCGGATGCTGGTGCCGGAGCGTCGCGTGACGGGGGCCAGGCCGGCGTACGCGGCGAGGTGTCCGGCGGTGGGGAAGGCCGAGCTGTCACCGACGTCGAGCAGGATCCGGGCTGCTGTCCTGACTCCGACGCCGGGCATCGAGGTCAGGACCTCGGCAAGAGGGTGGGCATCGAGGACTTTCTCGACCTGGGTGGCCAGATCGGCTCGTTGGGCCAGGGTTGTGCGCAGCGTCGCGGCCAGGTGTGGCAGGACCTGCTCACCGGCGGTGGTGCCGGCCACGACCACGGTCTGCTCGGACAGGGCCGCCATGATCGCGTCGGTGAGCTCGCCCGCGCCACGGGGGTTGGCCTTGGTGATGACGCGTGCCAGGCGTGCGCGCCCGGCGCGGGTGATGCCTTGCGGGCCGCCGAGGTGTTCCAGGACGGCCAGGCCGGCCTTGGTGGCGATCTTGGGTCCGAGGACTCGTTCGAGGGCGGGGTGGAACTGGGTGAGCAGGCCACGGATCCGGTTGCTGAGGCGGGTGGCTTCGGCGGCGAGGTCGTCGTCGAAGCCGACCAGGACCTTCAGCTCGGCCAGGGCCTCTTCGCCGACGTCCACGCGGCGCAGGGTGTGGGGCATGGTGCGGGCAGCGTCGGCGATGATGAACGCATCGCGGGCGTCGGTCTTGGCGTTGCCCGGGTGCAGGTCGGCGATGCGGCGCATCGCCAGCCCAGGCAGGTACGCGACCGCGATCCCCATCGAGCGGGCCACTGCGATCGGCAGGGCGCCGATGGTGTTGGGCTGGTCAACGATCACCAGGACCCGACCCCGGGCGGTCAAGGTCGTGAAGAGTTCTTCCAGCCGTGCCTGGTCCTGGGGTAGGGCCTTGTCGAAGACCTTGTTGCCCGCGCAGTCCAGGGCGCAGGCGTGGTGGTCTTGCTTGCCAACGTCCAGCCCGCACCAGATGTCGTAGCCGATGTCCTCGCTCATGACGGTGACCATCCTTGCATCGCAGGACCGGTCGCCAGGCTGTGGTGAAGCGTCAGCTGCCGGCACCCACGTTACGAAGAGACCTCATCTTGGGCCGTGTCCCTATCAGCGGTCAGACCGACGCCACCAGGCCCGGTGACAACACCCCCCGGATCATGGAAGAGACAGGGGTGGTAAGTCATGCCGGGCCCGGCGACCGTGACCCCGCACCGCGGGGCCACCAGCAAGGTAACGCGGGGTGCGGGGCGGCCGGGAGGACGTCGGTCAGCCGGGCGGCCACTGCAGGGAGCGACCGCCGAGCACGTGCAGGTGCAGGTGGCCGACGCTCTGCTGGGCGTCGCGGCCGGTGTTGGCCACGAGGCGGTAGCCGCTGTCGGCGATCCCCTCGATCCGGGCGACCTCGCCGGCGGCGAGCACGACGTCGGCCATCAGGGCGGCGTCGGCCCGGGTGGCCGCGACGGCGTCGGTGTGGTGGGCCTTGGGGATCACCAGCACGTGGGTCGGCGCCTGCGGCTGGATGTCACGGAAGGCGAGGGTGGTCTCGGTCTCGTGCACGACGTCGCCCGGGATCTCGCCCGCCACGATCTTGCAGAAGAGGCACGCAGGGTCACGATTTGATGCCTTTCGGTGATCGCTCATGTCCTCACCCTAGCGAGGCCGCGCCGTCCAGTCGTCCGAGGCCTCCATCGCCTCTCCCCCGGTGCGCGCCGCCGGGCGGACAGCGGGTGACGGGAGGGGGCGACCGGCGAGATCCCCTGGGGTGGAGGGCGACATGGACATCACGACGACGAGGCGAGCGCTCGCGGCCGCGCGGTGCCGACGCTGCGTCTCTACCGGGAGTATGTCGCCGCGCCGGCCGGCCTGCGCACGGTCGCGGCCCGGGCGGAGGCCGCCGCGAACGCCGCGACGATCGAGGCCGGGCGTCGCGGCCACGTCAACGCCTGGGGCGAGCGGGTCGTCACCGACGTCCAGGTGCAGCGGGACCGCATCGTGGTCGCCCTCGACGGGCCGACGCGCGCCGTGGAGGCCGAGACGGCGCGGGTCGCGGTGGCGCCGGTGGTGTGGACGGTGACGGCGACGGTCGGCAAGGACCTACCGGTGACCTTCCGCTCGCGCGACGGCAAGGTCGTGGGCGCGGTGATGGCGGGCGGCATGCATCGTCGCGCCTCCGGCCTGGCCCAGCCCAAGGAGCTCGCAGCCGTGTGGGTGGACTCCCCCGGCGCCGGCCAGGTCGTGCCCGCGAGCAAGCCCGTCACCGTCAGCGGGAGCGCCTGCTCGCCCGAGGCGAACGTCGCCTGGCGGTTGACGCGCGGCACGAGCGAGCGCACCGGCTTCACCACGGCGTCGATCGCGTGCCCGACCCGCGGATCCTGGCGCGTCGGCCTCGGGAATCTGGCGAGGGGTACCTACCGCTTCGGGGCGTGGGCGCCGGGCTCCGGGGAGGGCCAGGCACCCGTCGGCCGCGTGGTCCGCACCTTCACCGACACCGTGTTCACCCTGGACATCACCGGTCGGCGCCTGAGCCAGAAGACCACCAGCCCGGACACCACCGTCGCGGGCACCCTGGTCCGGCACTACACCGACGCCAGCGACAACCCCGCCTGGATCGACACCACCACCCACACCGGCACCACCACGACGCGGTATGCCGAATCGTTGGCTGGTGACCTCGGTGTCGAGCTCGCCCAGGACGGCGCCGCCACCCTGACCCTGGCCAACCTGCACGGCGACATCACCACCACCGTGCAGATTCCCGCCGACCAAGGCGAGAACACCCCCGCGAACGCCATCACCGGATGGAGCGACTACACCGAGTACGGCACACCCCGCGACCCCGCCACCACCACCACCATCACCGGGACCGCAGGCTACGGCTGGCTCGGCGCCAAACAACGCTCCACCAGCGCCGCCACCGCCGGCCTGACCCTCATGGGAAAGCGTTTATATAACTTGAGGCGTGGATCCTTCACGGGGATAGACCCAATTCCGGGGGCTGGGGAAAATTCATATAACTACCCTCAGGATCCTGTAAATTTCCTTGATCTGACGGGATGCCGCCCCTGCCGGGGGTCCTACGGGAATCGCTACACGCCCTGGTCGCCCGTGCGGGGACTGTCGGATTATCGGTGGGCGGGGTGCCCAGCGTTCTTAGGTGGTCGAGGGGGTGATGCGTCCCTCGAAGGTGATGGCGAAGGCGTTCAGGGGTGCCTTCCACCGGATGACCCATCGTGCCCTGCCTCTCCCGGTGGGGTCCAGGGAACGGGTCACCAGGTAGAGACACTTCAACGCGGCGGCGTCGTTCGGGAAGTGCCCTCGCGCACGGACGGCGCGCCGGTAGCGGGCGTTCAACGACTCGATCGCGTTGGTCGTGCAGATGACCTTGCGGATCTCGACGTCGTAGTCGAGGAAGGGCACGAACTCGTTCCACGCGCCTCGCCACATGCGGATCGCGGCGGGACAGACGGGCTCCCACGTGGCGGCGAAGTCCTCGAACCGTGCGGCGGCCTGCTCGGCGTTGACGGCCGTGTACACGGGCCGCAGGTCCTTGGCCATCGCGTCCCAGTGCTGGCGGGCCGCGTACCGGAACGTGTTCCGGATCAAGTGCACGACGCACGTCTGTACGGCGGCGAGCTCCCATGTCGTGGTGATCGCCTCGGGCAGTCCTTTCAGCCCGTCGCACACGGCGATGCACACGTCCTCGACACCGCGGTTCTTGATCTCGGTGAGCACGCCCAGCCAGAACTTTGCGCCCTCCCCACCGTCGCCGGCCCAGATCCCGAGGATGTCGCGTTCCCCGGCGGTCGTCACGCCGATGACGATGTAGAAGGGCTTGTTGGTGACCTGCCCGTCACGGACCTTCACCACGAGCGCGTCGATGAAGATCACCGGGTACACGCGGTCCAGGGGCCGGTGCTGCCACTCAGACATCTCCGCGGCGACCTTCTCGGTGATCCGACTGATCGTGTCCTTGGACACCGACGCGCCATACACCTCGGCGAAGTGCGCCGCGATCTCACCGGTGGTCAACCCGCGCGCCGACAAGGACAGGACGAGCTGGTCGACGCCGTCCAGACGGCGTTGCCGCTTCCGGACGATCTTCGGGTCGAATGTGCCGTCCCGGTCCCGCGGAACGTCGATCGTGACCGGCCCGATCTGCGTGAGCACCGTCTTGGATCGGGTGCCGTTCCGCTCGTTCCCGCCCCCGTCGACCGGCGCCGGCTTCGCGTGCCGATCCGAGTGCTCGTAGCCGAGGTGCTCGGTCAGCTCTTCCTCCAGAGCGGTCTCCAGCACCTGCTTGGTCAGGCCCGTCAGCACACCGTCGGGGCCGACCAGGTCGACTCCTTCAGCGCGGGCCTGGTCCACCAGACGCTGCGCCAGCGCCTGCTTGTCGTCATCGTTGAGGTCCACGACCCCAATCGTGTTCGTCATGCTGCCTGCTCTCCCGCCGAGCACCGCTCAGCGCGTCAGGCCGAACCCCCACCCACCGTTGTTCTGACACTCCCTCGAGCGGACCCCGTTGCGCGAGTTCCCGCTCCCGCGTCCTTCGACGGCGTGCTTGTCGTACCCCAGGTGCGAGGACATCTCCTCGTCCAGAGCGACCTCGATCACCGTCTTGGTCAGCATCTTCAGCAACCCGTCCGGGCCGGTCAACGCGACGCCGTCCTCCTGCGCCTGACGGACCAGGCGCTGCAACGCGGCCAGGTCCTGCTTCGACGGAGCGCGCCCCGACACCGGCGCCACCGGCTGCGCCGGCTCGTCAGGCGAAGTGGCGTCCTCGCTGTCGGCGACGGCGTCCAGTCCCGGCTCCTGCGGGTCCAGCATCTGCGGCTCCATCAGGCTCACGCCCACCAGTGTCTCGGCCACCATCGGCCCCTTCCTGCCCTACCGGGCAACGGGCCGCTTACACCGTTTCCTGCGACAGTCCTGCCTCTGGCGCTCACCAACGGGCGCGGGCGAGCAGGACGGCCAGCGCGGCCGGCCCTGCGGACGAGGAGCGGAGCACGTGGGGCCCGAGGCGCACCACGTGGGCGCCCGCCTCGGCGAGGGTGGCGAGCTCGTCCGGCGAGATGCCGCCCTCCGGGCCGACGACGACCAGCACCTCGCCCGCGGCCGGCAGCTCGACCTCGTTGA
Encoded here:
- a CDS encoding PhoH family protein: MTDHTPALRQALAGLEPATTPPDASSREAWQHTIVIPPSVPMLSLLGPNDELLRTVERAFPQLQIHVRGNQIRLEGPSSDAAIVEDLVGELLAVVEQGSPINKDAVERSIAMIRSQASVRPADVLTTNIISARGRTIRPKTLGQKQYVDAIDSHTIVFGIGPAGTGKTYLAMAKAVAALQAKEVTRIILTRPAVEAGERLGFLPGTLTDKIDPYLRPLYDALHDMLDPEMIPRLMAGGTIEVAPLAYMRGRTLNDAFIILDEAQNTSPEQMKMFLTRLGFGSRIVVTGDVTQVDLPGGTESGLRVVRDILDGVEDIHFAELTPQDVVRHRLVGEIVAAYGEWDEAQHARTEAREGRGLPRHRDEPRRHTDQEQGRHR
- a CDS encoding IS110 family transposase codes for the protein MSEDIGYDIWCGLDVGKQDHHACALDCAGNKVFDKALPQDQARLEELFTTLTARGRVLVIVDQPNTIGALPIAVARSMGIAVAYLPGLAMRRIADLHPGNAKTDARDAFIIADAARTMPHTLRRVDVGEEALAELKVLVGFDDDLAAEATRLSNRIRGLLTQFHPALERVLGPKIATKAGLAVLEHLGGPQGITRAGRARLARVITKANPRGAGELTDAIMAALSEQTVVVAGTTAGEQVLPHLAATLRTTLAQRADLATQVEKVLDAHPLAEVLTSMPGVGVRTAARILLDVGDSSAFPTAGHLAAYAGLAPVTRRSGTSIRREFPARSGNKHLKRALFLSAFAALRFDPVSRAYYDRKRAQGKKHNAALICLARRRCDVLHAMLRNHETYRAPAPAPTPLTA
- a CDS encoding histidine triad nucleotide-binding protein, coding for MSDHRKASNRDPACLFCKIVAGEIPGDVVHETETTLAFRDIQPQAPTHVLVIPKAHHTDAVAATRADAALMADVVLAAGEVARIEGIADSGYRLVANTGRDAQQSVGHLHLHVLGGRSLQWPPG
- a CDS encoding IS256 family transposase, whose translation is MTNTIGVVDLNDDDKQALAQRLVDQARAEGVDLVGPDGVLTGLTKQVLETALEEELTEHLGYEHSDRHAKPAPVDGGGNERNGTRSKTVLTQIGPVTIDVPRDRDGTFDPKIVRKRQRRLDGVDQLVLSLSARGLTTGEIAAHFAEVYGASVSKDTISRITEKVAAEMSEWQHRPLDRVYPVIFIDALVVKVRDGQVTNKPFYIVIGVTTAGERDILGIWAGDGGEGAKFWLGVLTEIKNRGVEDVCIAVCDGLKGLPEAITTTWELAAVQTCVVHLIRNTFRYAARQHWDAMAKDLRPVYTAVNAEQAAARFEDFAATWEPVCPAAIRMWRGAWNEFVPFLDYDVEIRKVICTTNAIESLNARYRRAVRARGHFPNDAAALKCLYLVTRSLDPTGRGRARWVIRWKAPLNAFAITFEGRITPSTT